In the Afipia sp. GAS231 genome, CATCGAAAACTATCTGGGATTTCCCACCGGCATTTCCGGCCAGGCGCTGGCCGGCCGCGCCTTCAACCAGGCGCAGAAGTTTGGCGCCGAGATGATGATCCCGGTTGCGATCACCTCGCTCGATTGTTCGAACCAGAGCGGCGCCTTTGCGCTGGCGACCGAATGCGGGCAGCAGTTGCGCGCGCGGTCGATCGTGGTGGCGAGCGGCGCGCGCTATCGCCGGCCGGAGATCGAAAATCTCGCGGCCTTCGAGGGCCGCGGCGTTTGGTACTGGGCGTCGCCGATCGAGGGCCGGCTGTGCGCGGGTCAGGACGTCGTGCTGGTCGGCGGCGGCAATTCGGCAGGCCAAGCCGCGGTGTTCCTGTCCGGTCACGCGCGCAAGGTCTATCTGGTGATCCGCGGCGGCGGGCTCGGAGCCAGCATGTCGCGCTATTTGATCGACCGCATCGAGGCCGCGCCGAATATCGAACTGATGTTCAACACCGAGGTGGTGGCGGTCGAGGGCAGCGACGGCTCGCTCGAACGGGTGCGCTGGCGCAGCCGCTTTGCGCCCGACGATGTCCACACCCTCGACATCCGCAATCTGTTTTTGTTCGTCGGCGCCGATCCCGCGACCGGCTGGCTCGCGGGCTGCGGCGTCACGCTCGACCGCGGCGGTTTCGTGGTGACGGGCGCGCAGTCCGAGCAGAACCACGGCCGCCCGGTGCCGCCGCTGGAGACATCGGTTCCCGGCGTGTTCGCGGTCGGCGACGTGCGCTCCGGATCGGTCAAGCGCGTCGGCGGCGCGATCGGCGAGGGCGCGCAGGTGGTGGCGGCGCTACACGGCTATCTGGCCGATGCCATGAAACCGGCGCTATAGTCCCAATTACTGTAATTCCAGTACTGATTGATACCGATACGACAACAAAAGGGAGAAGCGCCTTGGCCGACCTCGTTGTGCTCTACAAGACCCCGACCGATCCCGCCACCTTCGACAAATATTATGCCGACATCCACATTCCGCTCGCCAAGAAGCTTCCGGGCTTGCGGAAATACACCGTCAGCAAGGGACCGATCGCGACGCCGGCCGGCCCGTCGCCGCTGTACCTGATCGCGGTCCTGACCTTCGACAGCATGGCGGCCATTGGCGCTGCTTTCGCCAGCCCCGAAGGCAAGGTCACCGCGGCCGACGTGCCGAAATTCGCAACCGGCGGCGTCGAGATGAGCTTCTTCGAAACCGCCGAGGTATGACGCGATGGCGTCCAAAGGCTGCACGCATATCGCCGGCATCCGGGACGTCACGCCGAGCGCGCTCGGCTGCGAAGAGTGTCTGAAAATCGGAAGCCCGTGGCTGCATTTGCGGATCTGCCGCTCTTGCGGCCACGTCGGCTGCTGCGACGATTCCCCCAACAAGCACGCGACCGCGCACTTTCATGCCACCGGCCATCCCGTGATCGAAGGCTACGATCCGCCGGAAGGCTGGGGCTGGTGCTATGTCGACGAAGTCGTGTTCGATCTGTCGAAGCGAAAGACGCCGCACAACGGTCCGATCCCGCGCTACTACTAGGATCGGCTGTTGCTGCCGCGATTTGTGACAGGCGTGCAAACATTTGATGCAGCTTGCGACTTTCGTTGATGCGCGTGCGCCGGCGTGCATGCGTGCGTTGTCTGAGCGACGGGTGATGCATCTGGCAATTTGGTTTCCTCCGTCGTAACCTTGGACAGGTTCTAAAAACGGGGGCGCGTCATGATACTGGGTATGAGCTTGTCTACGTTCGTTCTGGTCCACACCATCATCAGCATCATCGCCATCGTCGCGGGCTTTATCGTGATGTTCGGCATGCTCAAGTCGACGCGGCCGGGCGGCCTCGCCGCAATCTTCCTGCTGCTGACGATCCTGACCAGCGCGACCGGCTTTCTGATCCCGCCGCTGGTGTCCGACAAGCTGCTGCCGTCGCACATCATCGGCGCGCTCTCGCTGGTGCTGCTCTTGATCGCCTGCATCGCACTCTATGCCATGAAGCTGTCGGGTTCGTGGCGCTGGATCTATGCGGTCACCGCACTGCTGGCGCTGTACTTCAACACCTTCGTGCTGGTCATTCAGGGCTTCCTGAAGATTCCGGCACTGACCGCGATCGCACCGGGCAACCCGCCGTCGGGACCGGTGTTCGCGGTGGTGCAGGGCGTCGTGCTGGTGTTCTTGGTGCTGATGATCATCGGCGCGGTCAGGCGCTTCCGGCCGGTGTAGCTAACGTCGTTCCGGGGCGATGCGCAGCATCGAACCCGGAAGTTCGAGATTCCGGGTTCGACGCTTTGCGTCGCCCCGGAATGACGTCGTAACTAGATGACGGCGTAACCCGAGGAGTCCCCCATGCCCACCATCACCACCAAAGACGGCGTCGAGATTTTCTACAAGGACTGGGGCAAGGGTCAGCCGATCGTGTTCAGCCACGGCTGGCCGCTGTCGTCCGACGACTGGGACACGCAGATGCTGTTCTTCCTCAACAACGGCTTTCGCGTCATCGCCCACGATCGCCGCGGCCACGGCCGCTCGACCCAGACCGGCGACGGCCACGACATGGATCATTATGCCGACGATCTGGCGGCGCTGACCGCGCATCTCGATCTCAAGAACGCGGTTCACGTCGGTCATTCCACCGGCGGCGGCGAGGTGGTGCACTATATCGCCCGTCACGGCGAGAGCCGGGTGGCGAAGGCCGCGATCATTTCGGCGGTGCCGCCGCTGATGCTGCAGACGCCGGCCAATCCCGGCGGCCTGCCGAAGTCGGTGTTCGACGGACTGCAGGCGGCGCTTGCCGCCAATCGCTCGATCTTCTATCGCGACCTGCCGTCCGGTCCGTTCTATGGCTACAACCGGCCCGGCGCCAAGCCCTCCGAGGCCGTGATCGAGAATTGGTGGCGGCAGGGCATGATGGGCGGCGCCAAAGCGCATTACGACGGCATCGTTGCGTTCTCGCAGACCGATTTCACCGAGGACCTCAAGAAGATCACCGTGCCGGTGCTGGTGATGCATGGCGACGACGACCAGATCGTGCCTTACGCCGACTCCGGGCCGTTGTCGGCCAAGCTTCTGAAGAACGGCACGCTGAAGACCTACAAGGGTTTTCCGCACGGTATGCCGACCACGGAAGCCGCGACCATCAATGCCGACCTGCTGGCGTTCATCACATCATGAAAGTGATTTTGTTCGGCGCCACCGGCATGGTTGGCCAAGGCGTGCTGCGCGAATGCCTGGTCGATGCCGGCGTCGAGCGCGTGCTGGTGGTCGGGCGCAGCCCGACCGGATTGCAGAATCCCAAGCTAAGGGAAGTTTTGCATGGCGACTTCACCAATTTCTCCGCGATCGAATCCGAGCTCACCGGATACGACGCCTGCTTCTTTTGCCTCGGCGTCTCTTCCGTCGGCATGGATCCAGAGCGCTACCGTCATCTGACCTATGACATCACCATGGCAGCGGCGACGACCTTGGTGCGGCTCAACCCGAACATGGTGTTCACCTACGTCACCGGCCGCAGCACGGATTCGACGGAGCAGGGCCCGGTGCGCTGGGCGCGCGTCAAGGGCAAGACCGAGAACGATCTGCTCAAACTGCCGTTCAAGGCGGCTTACATGTTCCGCCCCGCCGGCATCCAGCCGCTGCACGGCGTGCGCTCCAAGACCGGCTGGGTCAACGCGATCTATGTCGTGGCCGCGCCGTTGCTGTCATATCTCGCGCGCACCCGGCCGCAGGTCATGACAACAAGCGAAAAGCTCGGCCGCGCCATGATCAGCGTGGCGCGATCAGGCTATCCGAAACCGATTCTGGAGAGCGAGGATATCAACGGGTTCTGAGCTGTCATTCCGGGGCAGTCCGCAGGACTGAACCCGGAAGTTCGAGATTATAACCTCTAGATTCCGGGTTCGCGCTTCGCGCGCCCCGGAATGACGGTGGTGACGGTGCACCCCATCAAATAGCCTTAAATGTTCCGGCTTTTGCCGTGGTCTTTCGGACTCTATAGTTTGTGCATAGCAGGGGATTTTGCGTATGGACCGCATTCGTATTGTCGGCGGCAGCAAGCTCAACGGCACCATCGCCATTTCAGGCGCGAAGAATGCGGCGCTGCCGCTGATGATCGCGGGGCTGTTGACCGAAGAAACACTGATCCTCGACAACGTGCCGCGGCTCGCCGACGTCGCGCAGTTGCAGCGCATTCTCGGTAACCACGGCGTCGACATCATGTCGGCGGGCAAGCGGCCCGGCGACCGCGAATATCAGGGCCAGACCCTGCACATCTCGGCGGCTGACATCATCGACACCACGGCGCCCTACGAACTGGTGTCGCGGATGCGCGCCAGCTTCTGGGTGATCGCGCCGCTATTGGCGCGTATGCATGAAGCCAAAGTGTCGCTGCCGGGCGGCTGCGCCATCGGCACGCGCCCCGTGGATCTCTTGATCATGGCGCTGGAAAAACTCGGCGCCGAACTCGTCATCGACGGCGGCTATGTGGTCGCGAAAGCCCCCGGCGGTCTGCGCGGCGCTGCGATCGATTTTCCCAAGGTGACGGTCAGCGGCACCCACGTGGCGCTGATGGCGGCGACGCTTGCGAAGGGCACCACGGTTATCACCAACGCCGCCTGCGAGCCCGAGATAACGGACGTCGCCGATTGCCTCAACAAGATGGGCGCGCGGATCGAAGGCGCCGGCACGCCGCGCATTACCGTCGAGGGCGTCGAGAAATTGCATCGTGCGCGACACACCGTGCTGCCTGACAGGATCGAGGCCGGCACCTATGCGATGGCGGTCGCGATGACCGGCGGCGAGGTGCAGCTCGCCGGCGCGCGGCCCGAGCTGCTACAGTCGGCGCTCGACGTGCTGACCGAGGCCGGCGCGGTCATATCGGTCAACCCTGAAGGCATCCGCGTCAGCCGCAACGGCGCCGGCATCCGGCCCGTAAAAGTGTCGACCGCGCCGTTCCCGGGTTTTCCCACCGATCTGCAGGCGCAACTGATGGCGCTGATGGCCTGCGCCGGCGGCGCCTCGGAGATAACCGAGACGATTTTCGAGAACCGCTTCATGCATGTGCAGGAACTGGCGCGGTTCGGCGCCAAGATCGCGCTCGACGGCGAGACCG is a window encoding:
- a CDS encoding FAD-dependent oxidoreductase, encoding MSADITAGPATGATSYAFPRLEQTFPTLTPHEIERMRRFGEPRSFKHGEALFETGKPGPGMFVVLSGHVAITQRDGLGHVTPVIDQGPGQFLAEIGQLSDRVALVDGHAEGDVETLLIPPEKLRALLVAEADLGERIMRALILRRVSLIQGGVGGPVLIGPASLGDMARLQNFLARNGQPHHLIDPATDKDAADLVARYSASRADLPLVVCPDGTVLRNPTETELAMAMGMIGNRAQNKLYDVAVVGSGPAGLATAVYAASEGLSVAVCDARAFGGQAGASARIENYLGFPTGISGQALAGRAFNQAQKFGAEMMIPVAITSLDCSNQSGAFALATECGQQLRARSIVVASGARYRRPEIENLAAFEGRGVWYWASPIEGRLCAGQDVVLVGGGNSAGQAAVFLSGHARKVYLVIRGGGLGASMSRYLIDRIEAAPNIELMFNTEVVAVEGSDGSLERVRWRSRFAPDDVHTLDIRNLFLFVGADPATGWLAGCGVTLDRGGFVVTGAQSEQNHGRPVPPLETSVPGVFAVGDVRSGSVKRVGGAIGEGAQVVAALHGYLADAMKPAL
- a CDS encoding EthD family reductase, producing MADLVVLYKTPTDPATFDKYYADIHIPLAKKLPGLRKYTVSKGPIATPAGPSPLYLIAVLTFDSMAAIGAAFASPEGKVTAADVPKFATGGVEMSFFETAEV
- a CDS encoding UBP-type zinc finger domain-containing protein, translated to MASKGCTHIAGIRDVTPSALGCEECLKIGSPWLHLRICRSCGHVGCCDDSPNKHATAHFHATGHPVIEGYDPPEGWGWCYVDEVVFDLSKRKTPHNGPIPRYY
- a CDS encoding alpha/beta fold hydrolase, encoding MPTITTKDGVEIFYKDWGKGQPIVFSHGWPLSSDDWDTQMLFFLNNGFRVIAHDRRGHGRSTQTGDGHDMDHYADDLAALTAHLDLKNAVHVGHSTGGGEVVHYIARHGESRVAKAAIISAVPPLMLQTPANPGGLPKSVFDGLQAALAANRSIFYRDLPSGPFYGYNRPGAKPSEAVIENWWRQGMMGGAKAHYDGIVAFSQTDFTEDLKKITVPVLVMHGDDDQIVPYADSGPLSAKLLKNGTLKTYKGFPHGMPTTEAATINADLLAFITS
- a CDS encoding NAD(P)H-binding protein, translating into MKVILFGATGMVGQGVLRECLVDAGVERVLVVGRSPTGLQNPKLREVLHGDFTNFSAIESELTGYDACFFCLGVSSVGMDPERYRHLTYDITMAAATTLVRLNPNMVFTYVTGRSTDSTEQGPVRWARVKGKTENDLLKLPFKAAYMFRPAGIQPLHGVRSKTGWVNAIYVVAAPLLSYLARTRPQVMTTSEKLGRAMISVARSGYPKPILESEDINGF
- the murA gene encoding UDP-N-acetylglucosamine 1-carboxyvinyltransferase translates to MDRIRIVGGSKLNGTIAISGAKNAALPLMIAGLLTEETLILDNVPRLADVAQLQRILGNHGVDIMSAGKRPGDREYQGQTLHISAADIIDTTAPYELVSRMRASFWVIAPLLARMHEAKVSLPGGCAIGTRPVDLLIMALEKLGAELVIDGGYVVAKAPGGLRGAAIDFPKVTVSGTHVALMAATLAKGTTVITNAACEPEITDVADCLNKMGARIEGAGTPRITVEGVEKLHRARHTVLPDRIEAGTYAMAVAMTGGEVQLAGARPELLQSALDVLTEAGAVISVNPEGIRVSRNGAGIRPVKVSTAPFPGFPTDLQAQLMALMACAGGASEITETIFENRFMHVQELARFGAKIALDGETATIDGTATLRGAPVMATDLRASVSLVIAGLAAEGETMVNRIYHLDRGFERLEEKLSACGASIQRISD